Part of the Virgibacillus natechei genome is shown below.
CTTCTTTCGCGCGCTGCTCGATGTCTGTAACATTAATCATATCAACAAGAATTTCAGAACCCTGTTTTTTTGCTTCTTCCACAGCACCTTTAATTGTCTCATCATCTGTAGCCCCAAGTACTGTAACAATACTTGCTCCCGCTTGAGATGCATTCATCACTTCGTAACCGCCGGCGTCCATGATCTTCGTATCTGCAAGAACTGCCAAAGATGGAAAAGCATCTTTCATTGCTTTTACCGCATGATGACCTTCTTGATTGATGATCGGTGTGCCGATTTCAACAACATCGATATGCGCTTCTACCTCTTTAACTACCTCAATTGCTTCTGGAATATTAACTAAGTCTAATGCTAATTGTAATTTCATAGATGATATCTCCCTTTCCTTCATTATTTAACCTAAATTTATTGTACTACCTGAGTTATTGAAAAGATAGTACGCACTTTATTCTCACATAGTGCTAAAAAGTATACTGTCAAAACAATACTGGCTTGCAGAGACACTGGAGTTTGCTTCATGTTAAATGATTGAACGAAAAAAACCATGCAGCGTCATTTGCTTTGCATGGTTTGGAAAAATTAGTTGTTCACGGTTATTTCAGCATCCTCGTCCAGTTGTTCCTCAACGAAGGTCTTGTATTCCATTCCCCAACTGTACATAGATTCAAGAATCGGCATTAACGATTTACCACGGTCTGTCAATGAATATTCCACTTTTGGCGGTACAACAGGATACACTTCGCGATGAATAATAAAATCGGATTCAAGTTCACGGAGCTGGTTCACAAGCATACGTTGGGTGATTCCGGGCATCAGCCTTTTCAATGCATTAAATCGCTGCGTCCCCACTTTGCCCAAATGCCATAAAATGAGCATCTTCCATTTACCGCCGATAACAGCAAGCGTTAATTCCTTTTCGCAATTAAATTCTCTTGCACAAATGCGTCCCATCGTTTTCATCCTTTCTTGACAGTATTTTTTTTAAGACTATGTGCTAAAAAGTATGTACTTATAATAAACAATTGTACATGTAACACTAGAAGTTATACAAGTGTGACAATTGGATAATACGATAATACCACCGTCAACATTTATACGGAAAATTCGGTTAACTCCGTTTACCAGTGTATTTGAAAAACATGTGCGCAACTATTAACTGGTATTTAAGACCATAGGAAATTGATAAAACAGCATTCAGAAGATTAAGCTGGGTAGCGTCAACTACCGAGTACTGGCAACTACAGTCCGCTTGAAAGAGCAGCTGGCTTCCCTTGCTGTGCTAACTAAAAGAAGTAATCGCTGATCTTAGTTAGGGAGCGGTTACTTCTTTTTGTTCAGGCAGACGACAATAGTTAGATAATAGAAAGTGTAGAAAAACAGGAGCCTGTTCCTCT
Proteins encoded:
- the hxlA gene encoding 3-hexulose-6-phosphate synthase; its protein translation is MKLQLALDLVNIPEAIEVVKEVEAHIDVVEIGTPIINQEGHHAVKAMKDAFPSLAVLADTKIMDAGGYEVMNASQAGASIVTVLGATDDETIKGAVEEAKKQGSEILVDMINVTDIEQRAKEVDALGVDYICVHTGYDLQAVGVTPFSQLTTIKNVVKNTKTAVAGGIKLETIPEVIKAQPDLIIVGGGIANQDDKKAVAAEIQKQMKDAATV
- a CDS encoding winged helix-turn-helix transcriptional regulator — encoded protein: MGRICAREFNCEKELTLAVIGGKWKMLILWHLGKVGTQRFNALKRLMPGITQRMLVNQLRELESDFIIHREVYPVVPPKVEYSLTDRGKSLMPILESMYSWGMEYKTFVEEQLDEDAEITVNN